The Streptococcaceae bacterium ESL0687 genome has a segment encoding these proteins:
- a CDS encoding serine hydroxymethyltransferase — protein MIFNEEDYILQDPELWAAVRAEEDRQQQNIELIASENVASPAVMAAQGSLLTNKYAEGYPGRRYYGGTEAVDVVENLAIERAKELFGAKFANVQPHSGSQANQAAYMSLIQPGDKVMGMDLAAGGHLTHGAAVSFSGKTYDFTSYGVDPKTEELDYEAILNMAREVQPKLIVAGASAYSKAIDFAEFRKIADEVGAKLMVDMAHIAGLVAAGLHQNPMEYADLVTTTTHKTLRGPRGGMILTNDEDLAKKINSSIFPGIQGGPLEHVIAAKAVAFKEAMGQDFVDYQTQVIKNAQAMVEVFDQEEGLRVISGGTDNHLFMLDVTGLDINGKEAQNLLDEVSITLNKNSIPFEPLSPFITSGVRIGTPAITSRGFKEEESREVARLIIKAFKNKNNPQVLDQVKVEVKNLTDKFPLYK, from the coding sequence ATGATTTTTAATGAAGAAGACTATATTTTACAAGACCCTGAATTATGGGCTGCTGTTCGTGCAGAAGAAGACCGCCAGCAACAAAACATTGAATTAATTGCCAGTGAAAATGTTGCAAGCCCAGCTGTAATGGCTGCTCAAGGAAGTCTTTTAACAAATAAGTATGCTGAAGGATACCCAGGACGTCGTTATTACGGCGGAACTGAGGCTGTCGATGTGGTTGAAAATTTAGCCATTGAAAGGGCCAAGGAACTTTTTGGAGCTAAGTTTGCAAATGTTCAACCTCATTCAGGTAGCCAGGCTAACCAGGCAGCTTATATGAGTTTAATCCAACCAGGTGATAAGGTAATGGGAATGGACCTTGCAGCTGGAGGACACTTAACTCACGGGGCAGCAGTAAGCTTCTCAGGTAAGACCTATGATTTTACATCTTACGGGGTTGATCCAAAGACAGAGGAACTTGACTATGAGGCTATTTTAAACATGGCCCGTGAGGTTCAGCCTAAACTTATTGTAGCTGGAGCGTCAGCCTACTCAAAAGCCATTGATTTTGCGGAATTTCGTAAAATTGCTGATGAGGTTGGGGCAAAACTTATGGTCGATATGGCTCACATCGCAGGTCTTGTTGCAGCTGGTCTTCACCAAAATCCTATGGAGTATGCTGACCTTGTAACAACTACAACCCATAAAACCTTAAGGGGACCTCGCGGAGGAATGATTCTTACAAATGATGAGGATTTAGCCAAGAAGATAAATAGTAGCATCTTCCCAGGTATTCAAGGAGGACCATTAGAGCATGTAATCGCAGCCAAGGCTGTTGCCTTTAAAGAAGCGATGGGTCAAGACTTTGTTGACTATCAAACTCAGGTAATTAAAAATGCCCAGGCTATGGTTGAGGTTTTTGACCAAGAAGAAGGTCTTCGTGTAATAAGTGGTGGTACTGACAATCATCTGTTTATGCTAGATGTTACAGGTCTTGATATCAATGGTAAGGAAGCTCAAAATCTTCTAGATGAAGTAAGTATTACCCTTAATAAAAATTCAATTCCTTTTGAGCCCCTAAGTCCTTTTATTACAAGTGGTGTGAGGATTGGAACCCCAGCTATTACTAGTCGAGGCTTCAAAGAGGAAGAATCAAGGGAAGTAGCAAGACTTATCATTAAAGCTTTCAAGAATAAGAATAATCCTCAAGTTCTTGATCAAGTAAAAGTTGAGGTTAAAAACCTAACTGATAAATTCCCCCTATATAAATAA
- a CDS encoding nucleoid-associated protein has product MLDIYVKKAIIHSFDPGQEDLDFSEDLLDLTPSLLDYVSKKVEKVYTDKAKRGELSAENNFLALIGSDFLQTSKEIANLWQEEYRLAEEPRLSDLLFVEFEKDAVNHFAFMRMALRENFSHLVENQSITIKRTQKSLPGAGSPADEALIINLSSRRYHLIEKRIKYNGKTYNYLSENLLADSPDLSIDHAIKAIKKTAHAVAGEFNKDDFEFSSKVQNLVYSSIEENQSLDPENLADQFFSDNLSARLEFKDNLKEILPERVDFSEIPSQGLEKKLSNQKLSLSNGIELMVPQSLYDDVNSVEFIQEEDGSYSILIKNIEEIKNKW; this is encoded by the coding sequence ATGTTAGATATATATGTAAAAAAGGCAATTATTCATTCCTTTGATCCAGGCCAAGAGGATTTGGATTTTTCAGAAGACCTACTAGATTTAACCCCCTCCCTTTTAGACTATGTCAGTAAAAAAGTGGAGAAGGTTTATACAGACAAGGCAAAAAGAGGTGAGTTATCTGCTGAAAATAATTTTCTAGCTCTTATCGGTTCTGATTTCCTTCAAACAAGTAAGGAGATTGCAAACCTTTGGCAGGAAGAATATAGGTTGGCTGAAGAGCCCAGGTTAAGTGATTTGCTCTTTGTTGAATTTGAAAAGGATGCCGTTAATCATTTTGCCTTTATGAGGATGGCCCTGCGGGAAAATTTTTCCCACCTGGTTGAAAATCAATCGATTACAATTAAAAGAACCCAGAAGAGTCTACCTGGTGCAGGTAGTCCAGCTGATGAGGCTCTTATCATAAATCTTTCTTCTAGAAGGTATCATTTAATCGAAAAGAGAATCAAATATAACGGAAAAACTTATAACTATCTGTCAGAAAATCTTCTAGCAGATAGTCCTGACCTGTCAATTGATCATGCTATAAAGGCCATTAAAAAAACAGCCCATGCTGTTGCTGGTGAATTCAATAAGGATGACTTTGAATTTTCTTCAAAAGTTCAAAACTTGGTTTATTCGTCAATTGAAGAAAATCAGTCCCTTGATCCAGAAAACCTGGCAGATCAATTCTTTTCAGATAATCTAAGTGCCCGCCTCGAATTCAAGGATAATCTTAAGGAAATTTTACCTGAAAGGGTTGATTTTTCAGAGATTCCTAGTCAAGGACTTGAAAAGAAATTATCCAATCAAAAACTGTCCTTATCAAACGGGATTGAACTCATGGTTCCTCAAAGCCTTTATGATGATGTAAATTCGGTTGAATTCATCCAGGAAGAGGACGGAAGTTATTCAATTTTAATTAAAAATATTGAAGAAATAAAAAATAAGTGGTAA
- a CDS encoding L-threonylcarbamoyladenylate synthase, protein MKTEILTDNQLDLAATFLKEGELVAMPTETVYGLFADALNEEAVRQVFAVKGRKLDHALNLNISGLSDLYKYSKNQPANLKQVIKKFWPGPLTIILESSDQVPSYINQGKDTVGFRMPDNAFTLEVIRKVGVLVGPSANLTGQPSPRKAAQVMEDFAGKIRALKEDDPSISGLDSTIVDFSKGSPRILRQGAVKLESIEELL, encoded by the coding sequence ATGAAAACTGAAATTTTAACAGACAATCAACTCGATTTAGCAGCGACCTTCTTAAAAGAAGGGGAGCTTGTGGCCATGCCCACTGAAACAGTCTACGGATTATTTGCGGATGCTCTTAATGAAGAAGCTGTCAGACAGGTATTTGCTGTCAAAGGAAGAAAGTTAGATCATGCCTTAAATTTAAATATCTCAGGCCTTTCTGATCTTTACAAGTATTCTAAAAATCAACCTGCAAATCTTAAGCAGGTAATTAAAAAATTTTGGCCGGGTCCTCTAACGATTATTCTTGAATCAAGTGATCAGGTTCCTTCCTATATCAATCAAGGAAAGGATACTGTAGGCTTTAGGATGCCAGACAATGCTTTTACTTTAGAAGTTATTAGAAAAGTAGGTGTTTTGGTAGGGCCAAGTGCCAATTTAACAGGGCAACCTAGTCCAAGAAAAGCCGCTCAGGTCATGGAAGATTTTGCAGGAAAAATTAGGGCCCTTAAAGAGGATGATCCAAGTATTAGTGGGCTAGACTCAACCATCGTTGATTTTTCAAAGGGAAGTCCTAGGATTTTAAGGCAGGGAGCAGTGAAATTAGAAAGTATTGAGGAGCTATTATGA
- the prmC gene encoding peptide chain release factor N(5)-glutamine methyltransferase produces MKYREFFEQKLIEVKNQEDLAYVFRYLKELDTLDYVKLLNEEVTEDNLLLLEEISQRLVNMEPAQYIVGNTDFYDLNLKVDQRVLIPRPETEELVDLILRENQGPKLRVLDLGTGSGAIGLSLKKARPDWDLVLADISQDALDLASDNAQANNLQVEFIQSDVFSNLSGNFDIIVSNPPYISFDEEVYMDESVIRHEPDLALYAENSGLLIYEKIAQGAPDLLKDQGKIYLEIGFKQASQVKKIFSEVYPAKRIRVFKDLAGLDRMVVVDEN; encoded by the coding sequence ATGAAATATAGGGAGTTCTTTGAGCAAAAATTAATCGAAGTAAAAAATCAGGAAGACCTGGCTTATGTTTTTCGCTACCTCAAGGAACTTGATACCTTGGATTACGTAAAATTGCTCAACGAGGAGGTTACAGAAGATAACCTCCTTCTTTTAGAAGAAATATCACAGCGGCTTGTAAACATGGAGCCTGCCCAATATATAGTGGGTAACACTGATTTTTATGACCTAAACCTAAAAGTCGATCAAAGGGTTTTAATCCCTCGCCCTGAAACAGAGGAGCTTGTTGATTTAATTCTTAGGGAAAATCAAGGACCAAAGCTTCGGGTGCTAGATTTGGGTACAGGTTCTGGAGCCATTGGTCTGTCCCTTAAAAAGGCGCGTCCAGACTGGGATTTAGTTCTAGCTGACATCTCCCAAGATGCCCTTGATTTAGCCTCAGACAATGCCCAGGCAAATAATCTCCAGGTTGAGTTTATCCAAAGTGATGTATTTTCGAATCTTTCGGGAAATTTTGATATAATTGTGTCCAACCCGCCTTATATCTCCTTTGATGAAGAAGTATATATGGATGAGTCTGTTATTAGGCATGAGCCAGACTTGGCCCTTTATGCTGAAAATTCAGGCCTCCTTATCTATGAAAAAATCGCCCAGGGTGCCCCTGATTTATTGAAGGACCAGGGAAAAATTTACTTGGAAATTGGCTTCAAGCAAGCAAGTCAGGTTAAAAAAATATTTTCAGAAGTCTATCCAGCTAAAAGAATTAGAGTTTTTAAGGATTTGGCTGGACTTGATAGGATGGTAGTAGTCGATGAAAACTGA